From a single Rutidosis leptorrhynchoides isolate AG116_Rl617_1_P2 chromosome 5, CSIRO_AGI_Rlap_v1, whole genome shotgun sequence genomic region:
- the LOC139849223 gene encoding lysine histidine transporter-like 8, with protein sequence MGELQETVSIQITPTVSSQPIEQQDDWLPITASRNGNTYYAAFHAVCSGIGVQALVLPVAFTILGWTWGIICLAVMFLWQLYTLWLLVHLHESQETGIRYSRYINLCEVAFGSKLGKLLAIPPITYLSAGTCMTLIIIGGSTLNTFFEFACGSTCTLKPLTPAEWYLVFTCIVVVLSQIPNMNSIAGVSLVSALTSIAYCTLIWVVSVEKGQVPEISYNPVRGNNETVTFFSILNALGIIAFGFRGHNVILEIQATMPSSEKHPSHVPMWKGVRIAYLIIGMCMFPLSIGCYWAYGNMIPSNGGMLVAMYAFHSQDVSRLTIELMGLFIIISCVTSFPIYAMPTFDQIEAQYVTKFKRPCSWWLRSIIRTMTGFLIFFAAVALPYLGSVSGLIGASVLPVTLAFPSLMWIKIKKPLMYSKMWLLNWTLGVVGLTFSGILTVAGVYVLINDGIKWDFFNPH encoded by the exons ATGGGAGAATTGCAAGAAACAGTCTCGATACAGATAACACCTACAGTGTCGTCTCAACCTATCGAACAACAAGATGATTGGTTACCGATCACAGCGTCTAGAAATGGTAACACGTACTATGCTGCTTTTCATGCTGTTTGTTCGGGAATCGGAGTTCAAGCGCTTGTTCTTCCTGTTGCTTTCACCATTCTTGGCTG GACGTGGGGGATCATTTGTTTGGCTGTGATGTTTTTGTGGCAACTCTATACACTATGGCTACTTGTTCATCTTCATGAATCTCAAGAGACTGGGATACGTTACAGCAGATACATAAACCTTTGTGAAGTTGCATTTG GTTCTAAGCTTGGTAAATTACTAGCGATTCCACCAATCACGTACCTATCCGCTGGGACCTGCATGACATTGATCATCATTGGTGGGTCAACGCTCAACACGTTCTTCGAGTTCGCATGTGGGTCCACATGCACATTAAAGCCTCTAACACCAGCCGAATGGTACTTGGTATTTACATGCATTGTTGTTGTGTTATCGCAAATACCAAACATGAACTCAATAGCAGGAGTTTCCCTAGTGAGCGCATTGACTTCGATAGCATATTGCACCCTCATTTGGGTCGTATCAGTGGAAAAAGGCCAAGTCCCCGAAATTTCGTATAATCCAGTGAGAGGAAACAACGAAACTGTTACATTTTTTAGCATCCTTAATGCACTTGGCATAATTGCGTTTGGATTCAGGGGCCATAACGTGATACTAGAAATTCAG GCAACAATGCCATCAAGCGAAAAGCATCCATCTCACGTGCCGATGTGGAAGGGAGTGAGAATTGCATATCTTATAATTGGAATGTGCATGTTTCCACTTTCAATTGGATGTTATTGGGCCTATGGTAACATG ATACCATCTAATGGAGGAATGCTGGTAGCAATGTACGCCTTCCATTCACAAGACGTTTCAAGACTTACGATAGAACTGATGGGCCTGTTCATAATCATAAGTTGCGTAACCTCATTTCCAATATACGCGATGCCAACGTTTGATCAAATAGAGGCTCAATATGTCACCAAATTCAAAAGGCCATGTTCATGGTGGCTACGATCTATCATTCGTACAATGACAGGATTCTTAATATTCTTTGCAGCAGTTGCACTACCGTATCTCGGAAGTGTGAGTGGCTTAATCGGTGCGAGTGTTTTACCAGTTACTCTAGCTTTTCCTAGTTTAATGTGGATTAAGATTAAGAAGCCATTAATGTATAGTAAAATGTGGTTACTGAATTGGACATTGGGTGTGGTTGGGTTGACTTTTAGTGGAATATTGACAGTGGCAGGAGTTTATGTTTTAATCAATGATGGAATTAAGTGGGATTTCTTCAATCCACACTAA